Proteins from a single region of Runella sp. SP2:
- a CDS encoding SDR family oxidoreductase, whose translation MKKITVFGATGLLGKPVVHALVEAGFEVTALVRNPQKAKETLPAAVTLIKGDLADTSAIRKALEGAEGIYLSLSFEQTARPSDFIGERDGLQNILSVVGEFPIQRIAYLSSIIQAYQGFQWWIFDWKREAIQRIKATGIPYTIFYPSSFMETFPERMVQSGRILLAGTPLVKNYWIAGADYGKQVAQSFLILSSQSKEYVVQGPEALTVDEAAEIYRAHYTKRSLKTAKLPLWVLKVAGLLNRQADYGYHVIKSMIEHPEPFAAQSTWKELGKPTTTMVQFAQKA comes from the coding sequence ATGAAAAAAATCACCGTTTTTGGAGCTACAGGCTTATTGGGGAAACCCGTTGTACATGCGCTTGTAGAGGCAGGTTTTGAGGTAACTGCTTTGGTACGAAACCCACAAAAAGCAAAAGAAACCTTACCCGCAGCGGTCACTTTAATCAAAGGAGATTTGGCTGACACGTCGGCCATTCGTAAGGCGCTAGAAGGAGCCGAAGGAATCTATTTGAGCCTTTCATTTGAGCAAACGGCTCGCCCTTCCGACTTTATTGGCGAACGCGACGGTCTCCAAAACATTCTGTCGGTCGTTGGTGAATTTCCGATTCAGCGCATTGCGTATTTATCTTCCATCATCCAAGCTTATCAAGGATTTCAGTGGTGGATTTTTGACTGGAAACGAGAAGCCATTCAGCGCATCAAAGCGACGGGCATTCCTTACACAATCTTTTACCCATCGTCGTTTATGGAAACTTTCCCCGAACGAATGGTTCAAAGTGGCAGGATTTTATTGGCAGGGACTCCCCTTGTGAAAAATTACTGGATTGCAGGAGCTGATTATGGGAAACAAGTAGCGCAGTCTTTCTTGATTCTTTCCAGCCAAAGCAAAGAATATGTAGTACAAGGGCCAGAAGCGCTGACGGTTGACGAAGCCGCAGAAATCTATCGAGCACATTACACCAAGCGTTCTTTAAAAACGGCAAAACTACCGCTGTGGGTTTTAAAAGTAGCAGGACTACTAAACCGCCAAGCCGACTACGGTTATCATGTCATCAAATCAATGATAGAACACCCAGAGCCATTCGCTGCTCAAAGTACGTGGAAAGAACTTGGCAAGCCGACCACAACCATGGTACAGTTTGCCCAAAAAGCTTGA
- a CDS encoding anti-sigma factor yields MNTTTNMASSEEHTFENEWRRRFDDASETPPPALWERIEARLDEEEEERVMVIPFWQRTQQLRWVAAASVTALLLAVGGWWLKNNLPEKSVAASTELAQQPRATETTKSENLSVPSAKANEPTTSLAAKSEPVAADGVAETPTKVTRAKEQVAAAPLLGETARLMASSSKRNRAQKVREARQESKQPVVTPALNLPISEKTIALATTQNSTPNSGEKISARSGVSAELPATAISEGALTTSPLETKVSPEMTLAFLESKQMRQLLGHPKRQPWVAVPSEPTDFVEPKQLPKEYWASVGVMPASYNAGVEIGGRGMLAAASNTPLYNNSASFNNSARTSSGTNRSALSYAFQWQGGVQLSSRWSLESGINYLQGNSIYQGVNAFSTLSNSYINSLESAVNLSDNNIPRYDFATIGSDKSLVQTLTTTQDISNSYQFLQVPVQTGFALIKPKRKFSLWLLGGVINNIFLKNSFQTGQDNMVTVTGNDSPYRRLSFAATTGMRLQYKVNKRWTTLLSGNYQRSVGSTTRANAAFQARPQLMGVGAGVRYGF; encoded by the coding sequence TTGAATACTACAACCAACATGGCTTCTTCGGAAGAACATACATTTGAAAACGAATGGCGGCGACGTTTCGACGACGCTTCTGAGACGCCCCCACCTGCTTTGTGGGAGCGCATAGAGGCGCGCTTGGATGAGGAGGAAGAAGAGCGCGTCATGGTGATTCCTTTCTGGCAACGGACACAACAACTTCGCTGGGTGGCCGCGGCTAGTGTTACCGCTTTGCTTTTGGCCGTGGGCGGATGGTGGCTAAAAAACAACCTTCCCGAAAAATCAGTGGCGGCTTCGACGGAGTTGGCCCAACAACCACGCGCTACAGAAACCACTAAATCGGAAAACCTAAGTGTGCCATCAGCCAAAGCAAATGAACCAACAACAAGTTTGGCTGCGAAGAGCGAACCTGTTGCGGCTGACGGTGTTGCAGAGACGCCAACGAAAGTGACACGGGCAAAAGAACAAGTTGCTGCTGCACCTTTGTTGGGAGAAACTGCTCGGCTTATGGCTAGTTCGTCTAAAAGAAATAGAGCCCAAAAAGTAAGAGAGGCGAGACAAGAATCGAAGCAGCCCGTTGTTACACCAGCTTTGAATTTGCCCATTTCTGAAAAAACGATAGCTTTAGCAACGACTCAAAATTCAACGCCTAACAGCGGAGAAAAAATAAGTGCGAGAAGCGGGGTATCAGCCGAATTGCCAGCGACAGCGATTTCAGAGGGAGCTCTGACTACTTCCCCGTTGGAAACAAAAGTAAGCCCTGAAATGACATTGGCGTTTTTAGAAAGTAAACAAATGCGTCAATTGTTGGGGCATCCAAAGCGTCAACCTTGGGTAGCTGTCCCTTCAGAACCTACCGACTTTGTAGAGCCCAAACAGTTGCCTAAAGAATACTGGGCGTCGGTGGGAGTGATGCCAGCAAGCTATAATGCAGGGGTTGAAATCGGCGGAAGGGGAATGCTGGCTGCTGCAAGCAACACGCCTTTATATAACAATTCGGCGTCGTTTAACAACTCCGCACGAACTTCTTCTGGTACTAACCGCTCGGCGCTTTCGTACGCTTTTCAGTGGCAAGGGGGAGTGCAGTTATCCTCACGTTGGTCGTTGGAAAGCGGAATCAATTACCTTCAAGGAAACTCTATTTACCAAGGAGTGAATGCGTTTAGTACGTTGAGTAACAGTTATATCAATAGTCTTGAAAGTGCTGTTAATTTGAGTGATAACAACATACCTCGCTACGATTTTGCAACGATTGGCTCAGACAAATCACTCGTACAAACCTTAACTACAACGCAGGATATTAGCAACTCATATCAGTTTTTACAAGTGCCAGTTCAAACGGGTTTTGCGCTTATTAAACCCAAACGCAAGTTTTCATTGTGGCTTTTGGGGGGAGTTATTAATAATATTTTCTTGAAAAACTCTTTCCAAACGGGGCAAGATAACATGGTGACAGTAACTGGTAACGACAGCCCTTATCGTCGCTTGTCGTTTGCGGCAACAACGGGTATGCGCCTTCAATATAAAGTAAACAAACGTTGGACTACCTTGTTGTCAGGGAATTATCAGCGGTCGGTAGGTTCAACAACCCGAGCCAATGCAGCTTTCCAAGCTCGTCCTCAGCTCATGGGTGTAGGCGCGGGAGTTCGTTATGGATTTTAG
- a CDS encoding RNA polymerase sigma factor translates to MKDERTLVEGCRNKDRIAQRTLYERFAGRMFAVCQRYTRSRFEAEDVLQEAFVKVFTQIHTFRYDCPLEAWIKRIMINTAISYLRKEKAYLDQADVDDYADAVSEGETTVSGMEYQQLLGMVRELPAGCQSVFNLYAIEGYQHNEIAQMLGISEGTSKSQYARAKQLLQAKILETNNTNSS, encoded by the coding sequence ATGAAAGATGAACGTACGCTAGTTGAGGGGTGTCGAAATAAAGACCGCATCGCCCAACGAACGCTCTATGAGCGCTTCGCTGGACGGATGTTTGCGGTCTGTCAGCGCTATACCCGTAGCCGTTTTGAGGCCGAAGACGTACTTCAAGAAGCATTTGTGAAAGTTTTTACGCAAATACACACCTTTCGTTACGATTGTCCGTTGGAGGCATGGATTAAAAGAATCATGATAAATACGGCGATTTCGTACTTACGTAAGGAAAAAGCCTATCTAGACCAAGCCGATGTGGACGACTATGCCGATGCGGTTTCGGAGGGCGAAACGACCGTTTCGGGCATGGAATACCAACAACTCCTAGGCATGGTGCGTGAGCTGCCTGCGGGGTGTCAGTCGGTCTTTAATCTGTATGCCATTGAAGGTTACCAACATAATGAAATCGCTCAGATGTTGGGGATTTCGGAGGGAACATCCAAATCGCAGTATGCTCGGGCAAAACAGCTTTTACAAGCCAAAATTTTAGAAACGAATAATACGAACTCTTCGTAG
- a CDS encoding bifunctional 4-hydroxy-2-oxoglutarate aldolase/2-dehydro-3-deoxy-phosphogluconate aldolase: protein MARFSRLHVYQTLLDVPIVPLFSSQDLDVCKNVLSACYKAGIRVFELTNRGDFAHELFAELVKTARTDYPDLILGVGTIIDPATAALYLQLGANFIVSPSFDADVAKVCNLRKIGYLPGCATLTEISTAESWGVEIIKLFPGDTLGPSFVKALKAPMPWTTVLVTGGVEPTEESLKTWFGAGADAVGIGSRLLTPEILQKKDWEALEHRVKNALALVC, encoded by the coding sequence ATGGCTCGTTTTTCTCGTCTTCACGTATATCAAACTTTACTCGATGTTCCTATTGTTCCACTTTTCAGCAGCCAAGACCTTGATGTTTGCAAAAACGTCCTAAGCGCGTGTTACAAGGCTGGAATTCGGGTATTTGAACTGACCAACCGTGGAGATTTTGCCCATGAATTGTTTGCAGAGTTGGTAAAAACCGCCCGTACCGATTATCCCGATTTGATTTTAGGCGTGGGAACTATCATCGACCCTGCTACGGCGGCCCTGTATTTGCAGTTAGGCGCCAATTTTATCGTCAGCCCAAGTTTTGATGCCGACGTTGCCAAAGTATGTAACCTCCGAAAAATAGGCTATTTGCCAGGTTGTGCCACGTTGACCGAAATCTCAACGGCTGAGTCATGGGGTGTAGAAATCATTAAATTGTTTCCAGGCGACACACTTGGGCCTTCCTTTGTGAAAGCCTTAAAAGCACCCATGCCGTGGACGACTGTACTTGTGACGGGCGGAGTAGAACCAACCGAAGAAAGCCTAAAAACATGGTTTGGCGCAGGAGCAGACGCGGTAGGTATTGGCTCGCGCTTGCTTACTCCTGAAATTCTCCAAAAGAAAGACTGGGAAGCCCTCGAACATCGCGTAAAAAACGCCCTAGCGTTAGTTTGCTAA